From the Lathyrus oleraceus cultivar Zhongwan6 chromosome 4, CAAS_Psat_ZW6_1.0, whole genome shotgun sequence genome, one window contains:
- the LOC127137277 gene encoding uncharacterized protein LOC127137277, producing the protein MTYAKLYPSLVVKNLIQPINPPHTPKPLPWWFKPDLHCAIHHGAPDHDIENCYHLKHEVQKLIKSSMVSFEVRMPNVKANPFPTYGNASMNMVDGCPGNFRVFDVRHIRQSLVEIHRTLCLINDCEHEHDGCVIHSVNSQGCVIVNRDIQKLVDEGVIQSQQSRHMGNDVNVIVPVFKTPERVPLPAANSVISIAYVIKVTRSGRVFGPISPKVVEDAGKKANVPSVDIVNVLTCQSGESSRLKDKDNDNGDVLRLIKTNEFNIVEQLLQTPSKISMLSLLMNSEAHRKALQKVLEQAYIEYDVTVDQFDHIVTNITSCKNLSFRDEELPEEGRNHNLALHISMNCKEDALSNVLVDTGSPLNMLLKSTLTRLSYQGAPMRYNGVVVKVFDGSLKTLIREVDLPVKIGQSEFQITFQKLKFVKNRKLIIIGGEKALLVSHPSSFTYVQAEEEVGMSFQALSIAEEVQRTEASMSFLKDAQEVVQAGGTNKWSRVVEVVENKNKVGLGFQQGPFNSSVKAIQQVFRSGGTTASPFKQNKGFTYNSN; encoded by the exons atgacttatgcaaAATTGTATCCTTCTTTGGTTgtcaagaatttgattcaaccaATAAATCCTCCACATACTCCTAAACCtttgccatggtggttcaaaccaGATCTTCATTGTGCCATTCATCATGGAGCTCCCGaccatgacattgaaaattgttatcATCTGAAGCATGAGGTCCAGAAACTAATCAAAAGCAGTATGGTGTCCTTTGAAGTCCGCATGCCTAATGTCAAAGCTAATCCGTTTCCTACATATGGCAATGCTTCTATGAATATGGTAGATGGCTGCCCTGGGAATTTCAGGGTTTTCGATGTTCGTCATATTCGCCAGTCTTTGGTAGAGATCCATAGAACTCTGTGCTTAATCAATGATTGTGAGCATGAacatgatggttgtgttatccATAGTGTCAACTCTCAAGGATGTGTGATTGTCAATAGGGATATTCAAAAATTGGTAGATGAAGGTGTAATTCAGAGCCAACAATCTAGGCATATGGGGAATGATGTAAATGTTATTGTACCAGTATTCAAGACTCCGGAGCGA gttcctcttcccgcTGCAAATTCAGTGATAAGCATTGCATATGTCAttaaggtgacccgtagcggtcgtgtatttgGCCCAATATCTCCTAAGGTTGTGGAAGATGCTGGTAAGAAGGCAAATGTTCCTTCAGTTGATATTGTTAATGTTCTAacttgtcagtctggtgaatccagcaggTTGAAGGATAAAGATAATGATAATGGTGACGTCCTACGATTAATCAAGACGAATGAGTTCAAcattgtggagcagctgctccaaacaCCATCAAAGATTTCTATGTTATCTTTACTAATGAACTCCGAAGCGCATAGAAAGGCTTTGCAGAAAGTGTTGGAGCAAGCATATATAGAGTATGATGTcacagtggatcagtttgatcatattgtcACCAATATCACTTCATGCAAGAATCTAAGCTTCcgtgatgaagaacttcccgaggaaggcagaaatcacaacttggcgcTCCATATATCAATGAACTGCAAAGAGGATGCTCTATCCAATGTTTTGGTGGATACTGGTTCACCATTGAATATGTTgcttaagtcaactttgacaaGATTGTCTTATCAGGGCGCACCAATGAGGTACAATGGTGTGGTGGTAAAAGTGTTTGACGGTTCCCTAAAAACTCTCATTAgagaggtggaccttccagttaagattgGTCAGAGTGAatttcaaattactttccaa aagttgaaatttgttaagaacagAAAGCTCATCATtattggtggagagaaagcgctTTTAGTGAGCCATCCGTCATCCTTCACCTATGTGCAAGCTGAAGAAGAGGTTGGAATgtcgttccaagctttatctattgctgaagagGTTCAAAGGACTGAGGCATCCATGTCTTTTCTGAAAGATGCACAAGAGGTTGTTCAGGCTGGTGGCACCAACAAGTGGAGTCGTGTGGTAGAGGTAGTCGAGAACAAGAACAAAGTTGGgttgggatttcagcaagggccaTTCAACAGCAGCGTCAAGGCTATACAACAAgttttccgcagtggagg TACCACGGCTTccccttttaaacagaataagggtttcacttataattcaaactgA